The genomic segment ATTACAAAAAGATTCAAAAACCGGTTTATGATTATGCAGCGCATACGAGAAGTGAAGACATCATTATTCAAGAACCCAAAGAAGTTATCATTCTTGAAGGTATCTTAATTTTAGAAGATCCGCGATTAAGAGAGTTAATGGATATAAAAGTATACGTGGACACAAATGACGACATACGCATCATCAGACGTATTAAACGGGATATAGAAGAGCGTGGCAGGACATTAGATTCTGTTATTGAGCAGTACTTAACCGTAGTTAAACCGATGCACCATCAATTTGTAGAACCATCTAAAAAATACGCTGACATCATTATTCCTGAAGGTGGAAGCAACCAAGTGGCGATTGATTTGATGACCACTAAAATCAGAAGCATATTGGTACAAGAATTAAATTCTCCAACTAATTAGGTTAGAGTAGGAATTAAATAAAGCCTAAAAAAGATCACCTGAAAAGAATGATAAGCAAGTTAAAAGTTCGAATGAATTCGAATTTTTTGTTTACAAATAGAATACAACATGGTATCTTGTCAATATTGAAAAGATAATTACGCTTTCAACTAAAATAAAGAAAGCAAGAATCAGATATGATTCTAAAAAGGAGACCGTATTAAATGATTGAGAAAGTATATCCAATGACATTAGAAGGTAAAGCAAAGTTAGAAGAAGAATTAGAATTTCTTAAAACAGTAAAACGTAAAGAAATTGTAGAAAGAATCAAAATTGCACGTAGTTTTGGAGATTTATCAGAAAACTCTGAGTATGAATCAGCAAAAGATGAACAAGCTTTTGTTGAGGGAAGAGTAACAACTATCGAAAATATGTTGCGTTTTTCTGAAATTATCGACAATTCAAATACTGCAAGTGATGAAGTTGCTTTAGGTAGAAAAGTAACATTTATTGAATTACCTGATGGTGAAGAAGAAGAGTATTCAATCGTGGGTAGTGCGGAAGCAGACCCGTTTGAAGGATTGATTTCGAATGATTCACCTATTGCCAAAGCTTTAATTGGTAAAAAAGTAGGTAGTGAAGTTACTTTAGAAACTCCAGGTGGAGACATGTTAATTAAAATTGTAAACATTAGTTAAAGCGATTTATCTTTTTTAAAATAAAAGCTACTCATTGAGCAGCTTTTATTTTTTTTGAAGTCTACGTCTTTAGTCGTAGGTGCAGCTCATGCTAAAGAGCATTACATAACTACTCAAAAACAGTATACTAGAGAGAAAGAAAGACGCAAGGAGGCTTAATGGATATGAAAAATAATTGGAAATGGTTCTTATTGGTTGAATCACTATTAATGATCTTTACCT from the Carnobacterium inhibens subsp. inhibens DSM 13024 genome contains:
- the udk gene encoding uridine kinase — translated: MTDKKRPIVIGVTGGSGSGKTSVSRAIYNQFAGHSILMLEQDFYYKDQSELSFEERLKTNYDHPFAFDTDLLIQHLKDLINYKKIQKPVYDYAAHTRSEDIIIQEPKEVIILEGILILEDPRLRELMDIKVYVDTNDDIRIIRRIKRDIEERGRTLDSVIEQYLTVVKPMHHQFVEPSKKYADIIIPEGGSNQVAIDLMTTKIRSILVQELNSPTN
- the greA gene encoding transcription elongation factor GreA, yielding MIEKVYPMTLEGKAKLEEELEFLKTVKRKEIVERIKIARSFGDLSENSEYESAKDEQAFVEGRVTTIENMLRFSEIIDNSNTASDEVALGRKVTFIELPDGEEEEYSIVGSAEADPFEGLISNDSPIAKALIGKKVGSEVTLETPGGDMLIKIVNIS